The Porites lutea chromosome 4, jaPorLute2.1, whole genome shotgun sequence genome contains a region encoding:
- the LOC140933172 gene encoding NHL repeat-containing protein 2-like yields the protein MVLAESWFIKRVEELIAHLKETSLDEEKDEAILRHIEWMESNESATVPDFEANLEWLNCTSPLSFQEKLRGKVCVLDFFTYCCINCMHILPDLEALEQLYSEKDGLVIVGVHSAKFENEKSSTNILSAVLRYDIRHPVVNDSEAKLWHTLSVQCWPTLVVVSPEGKILLSLIGEGHRDTLLQFVGSALNFYKQKGKVSDHSIGVSLAKEHLPLTNLSFPGKICMDSEGKRLAVADTGHHRILVINKEGIVLKVIGGGEKNEAGNVDGTFSEARFHSPQGVVFENEVIFVADTENHTIRQIKLETGQVITIAGNGKQGSDKEGGKIGTVQSISSPWDVAIGPPPGPTQDGSSSDVLYIAMAGTHQIWSFYLKDSSWLKGGTQVQGTCLRFAGSGAEENRNNSYPHKAAFAQPSGVSLALEKPHRCLFVADSESSSVRTVDVATGGTKALVGADRDPTNLFAFGDQDGKGIDVKLQHPLGVTWNPHSQKLYVADSYNHKIKVIDPVKKTCESFLGTGKPGLSSGEGNAIQFDEPGGLCVSPDGETLYVADTNNHAIRVIDLKTKKASQLDIIEHPQTPKDLVDGQASKEKVVVKRLTSKRTPVNSKEPIHVCSNASLDVTFEIRLPAGCYLTEGVTSNWQFMVFRPQEDKEAIQEQFKLEPPSGVLTKDSMRGICSIRIPDGDWEPQTTVRAEAIVYFCEPSGTCRMEEVVYEVVLLKTGAMGQSSLQINHECKL from the exons ATGGTGCTAGCAGAAAGCTGGTTTATTAAACGCGTTGAGGAGCTAATTGCTCACTTAAAAGAAACCTCCTTGGATGAAGAGAAAGACGAAGCCATTTTGAGGCATATTGAGTGGATGGAATCGAACGAATCTGCAACTGTGCCCGACTTTGAAGCCAATTTGGAATGGTTAAACTGTACCAGTCCGTTGTCCTTCCAGGAAAAACTTCGAGGAAAAGTGTGTGTTTTGGATTTTTTCACGTATTGCTGTATAAACTGCATGCATATTTTGCCGGATCTTGAAGCGCTAGAACAACTTTACTCTGAGAAAGATGGTCTTGTGATCGTGGGAGTACACTCGGCGAAGttcgagaatgaaaaatcatccACAAACATTTTGAGTGCAGTGTTACGATACGACATCAGGCATCCAGTTGTGAATGACTCAGAAGCAAAGTTATGGCACACTCTCTCTGTTCAGTGTTGGCCTACACTAGTTGTTGTGAGCCCAGAAGGGAAAATCTTACTTAGCTTAATAGGCGAGGGTCACAGAGACACTCTCTTGCAGTTTGTAGGCTCAGCCTTGAACTTTTACAAACAAAAAG gGAAAGTGAGTGATCATTCTATTGGAGTTTCTCTAGCAAAAGAACACCTTCCTCTGACAAATCTCTCATTTCCTGGGAAAATATGTATGGACAGTGAAGGGAAAAGACTGGCAGTAGCGGATACAGGACATCATAGAATACTAGTAATAAATAAAGAAGGAATTGTATTGAAAGTTATTGGTGGAGGAGAGAAAAATGAAGCTGGAAATGTTGATGGGACATTTTCAGAAGCACGATTCCATTCACCGCAAGGAGTAGTATTTGAAAATGAGGTCATTTTTGTTGCTGATACAGAAAATCATACAATCAGACAG ATTAAACTAGAAACAGGGCAAGTTATTACCATCGCTGGAAATGGCAAACAAGGAAGTGACAAGGAAGGTGGAAAAATTGGAACTGTACAGAGCATCAGTTCACCATGGGATGTGGCCATTGGTCCACCTCCAG GACCTACGCAAGACGGCAGCTCAAGTGATGTTTTGTACATTGCCATGGCTGGCACACATCAAATCTGGTCGTTTTACTTGAAAGACAGTTCTTGGCTTAAAGGAGG GACCCAAGTGCAAGGCACTTGTCTTCGTTTTGCTGGGAGTGGAGCAGAAGAGAATCGAAACAACAGTTATCCCCACAAAGCTGCGTTTGCACAGCCTTCTGGTGTCAGTCTTGCTCTGGAAAAACCGCACAGGTGTTTGTTTGTGGCTGACAGCGAGAGCAGTAGTGTGCGAACAGTTGATGTGGCCACTGGTGGCACAAAAGCTTTGGTAGGAGCCGATAGAGACCCGACT aATCTGTTCGCATTTGGTGATCAGGATGGCAAAGGTATTGATGTTAAGTTGCAACATCCATTAGGTGTGACCTGGAACCCACATTCACAGAAACTCTATGTTGCAGATTCGTATAACCACAAG ATTAAAGTTATTGATCCTGTGAAAAAAACTTGTGAATCTTTTCTGGGCACTGGTAAACCAGGTCTTTCTTCTGGCGAGGGAAACGCGATTCAGTTTGATGAACCAGGTGGCTTGTGTGTGAGTCCAGATGGAGAGACGCTATATGTGGCAGATACTAACAACCATGCCATTCGAGTTATTgacttaaaaactaaaaaagcgTCACAG CTGGATATCATCGAGCACCCTCAAACTCCAAAAGACCTTGTGGACGGACAAGCGAGCAAAGAAAAGGTCGTGGTAAAACGGTTAACTTCGAAACGAACCCCTGTCAATTCCAAAGAGCCAATTCATGTGTGCAGCAACGCTTCCTTAGATGTTACGTTCGAAATCAGACTCCCCGCGGGCTGTTACTTAACAGAAGGCGTGACGAGTAATTGGCAGTTCATGGTCTTCAGGCCACAAGAAG ATAAGGAAGCCATTCAAGAACAGTTTAAGCTGGAACCTCCATCGGGCGTCTTGACCAAGGACTCCATGCGTGGTATTTGCTCCATCCGGATACCAGACGGGGACTGGGAGCCACAAACAACCGTAAGG GCGGAGGCCATAGTTTATTTCTGTGAGCCAAGTGGTACATGCAGAATGGAGGAGGTAGTCTACGAAGTAGTGCTGCTAAAAACAGGCGCAATGGGTCAAAGTTCCCTCCAAATAAACCACGAATGCAAGTTGTAA